In Monodelphis domestica isolate mMonDom1 chromosome 4, mMonDom1.pri, whole genome shotgun sequence, one DNA window encodes the following:
- the LOC107650040 gene encoding zinc finger protein 850-like isoform X2, with the protein MIIMEGSITLKDVTVDFTQEEWVLLDHSQQGLYLEVMLENVQNLHSVGLLVPREKFISCFQQRETPCLLEQECPRSPYPGAKSNFEVKEMFEKLRHCVEVYGPQRFMTEVSCDFILREICDSNMKVNKNPKSDCEVDETVEKSSQYSVLNRYTKLTSGNECCQDSKSSKCFPEEGLIHSSEKSPEMPMYKGNLGRLAFGCHLELIKHPKSKHVKMVCMSNKGRKPFSQNSEIAVHPIIHSGEKPHECKQCGKIFTERGHLASHQRIHTIEKPYECKQCGNTFTERGSLVEHQRIHTGENPHECKDGGKAFREMNSLVSHQRYHAGEKRCECTQCGKAFAKRSSLAVHQRIHTGEKPYECKQCGKAFRTRSHLVRHQRIHTREKPFECKQCGKAFIDSSSLTKHQRNHSEEKPYECKHCLKGFKQRTFLVVHQRIHTGEKPYKCKHCGKAARQRSTLIVHQRIHTREKPYKCKQCGKTFTKRFQLGIHERIHSGEKSYKCKQCEKAFTERSHLATHQRIHSGEKPYECKQCGKAFTRRSHLSTHQRIHSGEKPYECKQCGKAFTTRSHLVRHQRIHTGEKPYECKQCGKIFKWKGSFTQHQRIHTGEKPFDCKQCGKAFINSGSLTKHQRNHSEGKPYECKPCRKTFKQRTFLIVHQRIHTGEKPYECIQCGKAFTERRKLTKHKRIHTGEKPYGCTQCGKHFTERGSLTKHQRIHTGEKPYGCTQCGKHFTKRYVLTCHQRIHTGEKLYECKHCGKTLKERSSLVAHERIHTGEKPYICNHCGKAFRQRSLLARHQRIHTKDKLYECKLCGKAFTNSYYLTVHQRIHTGEKPYECKQCGKAFTEKGSLVRHQRIHTREKPVECKQCGKTLIDRHSLVAHQRIHTGEKPYKCNHCGKAFRVKSTFAVHQRIHTGEKLYGCRHCGKTFTYSRSFTVHQRIHTGEKPYECKQCGKAFTEKGSLVKHQRIHTREKPFECKQCGKAFIDSGSLTKHQRNHSEEKPYECKHCLKGFKQRTFLIVHQRIHTGEKSYKCKHCGKAVRQRSTLIVHQRIHTGKKPYECKQCGKTFTKRFQLGIHQRIHSGEKSYKSKQCEKSFTERFHLATHQRIHSGEKPYECKQCGKTFTKRFQLGVHQRIHIGEKSYECKQCGKTFMKRFQLAIHQRIHSGEKSYKCKQCGKAFTERSHLATHQRIHSGEKPFECKQCGKTFMKRFQLDIHERIHSGEKLYECKQCGKAFNRRSHLATHQRIHTGEKPYECKQCGKAYTEKGSLVRHQRIHSGVKPFECKQCGKAYIEKGSLVRHQRIHTGVKLFECKQCGKTLSERRSLVAHQRIHTGEKPYKCDQCGKFFRLRNSLAVHRRIHTGEKPYECKHCGKRFNHRNSFTRHQSIHT; encoded by the exons ATGATCATCATGGAG GGGTCAATAACACTCAAGGATGTCACTGTGGACTTCACACAGGAAGAATGGGTCCTGTTGGATCATTCCCAGCAAGGGCTGTACCtggaggtcatgctggagaatgtgcagaatctacACTCTGTGG GACTTCTAGttcctagagaaaaatttatcTCCTGTTTTCAGCAAAGGGAAACACCATGCCTGCTAGAGCAAGAATGTCCAAGGAGCCCCTATCCAG GGGCAAAGAGTAATTTTGAAGTGAAGGAGATGTTTGAAAAGTTGAGACATTGTGTGGAAGTATATGGCCCTCAAAGATTCATGACCGAGGTTTCCTGTGACTTTattttgagagaaatctgtgactctaatatgaaggtaaataaaaatccaaagagtGACTGTGAAGTCGATGAAACTGTAGAGAAATCCAGCCAATATTCCGTGCTAAATAGGTATACAAAATTGACCTCCGGGAATGAGTGTTGTCAGGATAGTAAATCCAGCAAGTGCTTTCCTGAAGAAGGACTTATTCACTCCTCTGAGAAATCTCCTGAAATGCCCATGTATAAAGGCAACCTAGGGAGATTGGCCTTTGGCTGCCATTTAGAACTCATTAAACATCCAAAAAGCAAACATGTAAAGATGGTTTGTATGAGTAATAAAGGTAGGAAACCTTTTAGTCAGAACTCTGAGATTGCTGTACATCCAATAATCCACTCTGGAGAAAAACCTcatgaatgtaagcaatgtggaaagatttTTACAGAGAGGGGCCATCTTGCTtctcatcagagaatccacactatagagaaaccttatgaatgtaaacagtgtggaaacaCTTTCACAGAGAGGGGCTCTCTTgttgaacatcagagaatccacactggagaaaatcCCCATGAATGTAAAGAtggtggaaaggctttcagagagATGAACAGTCTTGTTTCACATCAGAGATACCATGCTGGAGAGAAACGTTgtgaatgtacacagtgtggaaaggctttcgcCAAAAGGagcagtcttgctgtacatcagagaatccacactggggagaaaccttatgaatgtaaacagtgtggaaaagctttcagaacGAGGTCCCATCTtgttagacatcaaagaatccatactagagagaaaccttttgaatgtaaacagtgtggaaaggcttttatagATAGTAGCTCTCTTACTAAACATCAGAGGAATCACAGtgaagagaaaccttatgaatgtaaacactgtctGAAGGGTTTCAAACAGAGGACCTTTcttgttgtacatcagagaatccacactggagaaaaaccttacaaatgtaaacactgtggaaaggctgcCAGACAGAGGAGCACTCTTATtgtgcatcagagaatccacactagagagaaaccttataaatgcaaaCAGTGTGGAAAAACTTTCACGAAAAGGTTCCAGCTTGGTATACACGagagaatccacagtggagagaaaagTTATAAATGTAAACAGTGTGAAAAAGCTTTCACAGAAAGGTCCCATCTTGCTACACaccagagaatccacagtggagagaaaccgtatgaatgtaaacagtgtggaaaagctttcacaaGGAGGTCCCATCTTTCTACACaccagagaatccacagtggagagaaaccttatgaatgtaaacagtgtggaaaagctttcacaaCGAGGTCCCATCTTGTTAGacaccagagaatccacactggagagaaaccttatgaatgtaaacagtgtggaaagattTTCAAATGGAAGGGTTCTTTTACTCAACATCagaggattcatactggagagaaaccttttgactgtaaacagtgtggaaaggcttttataaATAGTGGCTCTCTTACTAAACATCAGAGGAATCACAGTGAAgggaaaccttatgaatgtaaacccTGTCGTAAGACTTTCAAACAGAGGACCTTTCTTATTGTacaccagagaatccacactggagagaaaccttatgaatgtatacagtgtggaaaggctttcacagaaaGGAGAAAACTTACTAAACAtaagagaatccatactggagagaaaccttatggatgtacacagtgtggaaagcATTTTACAGAAAGGGGCAGTCTTAcgaaacatcagagaatccatactggagagaaaccttatggatgtacacagtgtggaaagcATTTCACAAAAAGGTACGTTCTTACTtgtcatcagagaatccacactggagagaaactttatgaatgtaaacactgtggtaAGACTTTAAAAGAGAGGAGCTCTCTTGTCGCACATGAGcgaatccatactggagaaaaGCCATATATATGTAatcactgtggaaaggctttcaggcAGAGGAGCCTTCTtgctagacatcagagaatccacactaaagataaactttatgaatgtaaactgtgtggaaaggctttcacaaatAGTTACtatcttactgtacatcagagaatccacactggagagaaaccttatgaatgtaaacagtgtggaaaagctttcacagAGAAGGGTTCTCTtgttagacatcagagaatccacactagagagaaacctgttgaatgtaaacagtgtggaaagacattaaTAGACAGGCACTCTCttgttgcacatcagagaattcacacgggagaaaaaccatataaatgtaatcactgtggaaaggctttcagagttAAGAGCACttttgctgtacatcagagaatccacactggagagaaactttatgGATGTAGAcactgtggaaagactttcacataTAGTCGCTCttttactgtacatcagagaatccacactggggagaaaccttatgaatgtaaacagtgtggaaaagctttcacagAGAAGGGTTCTCTTGttaaacatcaaagaatccatactagagagaaaccttttgaatgtaaacagtgtggaaaggcttttatagATAGTGGCTCTCTTACTAAACATCAAAGGAATCACAGtgaagagaaaccttatgaatgtaaacactgtctGAAGGGTTTCAAACAGAGGACCTTTCTtattgtacatcagagaatccacactggagaaaaatccTACAagtgtaaacactgtggaaaggctgtCAGACAGAGGAGCACTCTTATtgtgcatcagagaatccacactggaaagaaaccttatgaatgcaaacagtgtGGAAAAACTTTCACGAAAAGGTTCCAGCTTGGTATACaccagagaatccacagtggagagaaaagTTATAAAAGTAAACAGTGTGAAAAATCTTTCACAGAAAGATTTCATCTTGCTACACaccagagaatccacagtggagagaaaccttatgaatgtaaacagtgtggaaagactttcacgaAAAGGTTCCAGCTTGGTGTACACCAGAGAATCCACATTGGAGAGAAAagttatgaatgtaaacagtgtggaaaaacTTTCATGAAAAGGTTCCAGCTTGCTATACaccagagaatccacagtggagagaaaagttataaatgtaaacagtgtggaaaagctttcacagAAAGGTCCCATCTTGCTACACaccagagaatccacagtggagagaaaccttttgaatgtaaacagtgtggaaaaacTTTCATGAAAAGGTTCCAGCTTGATATACACGagagaatccacagtggagagaaactatatgaatgtaaacagtgtggaaaagctttcaacAGGAGGTCCCACcttgctacacatcagagaatccacactggagagaaaccttatgaatgtaaacagtgtggaaaagcTTACACAGAGAAGGGCTCTCTTGTTAGACATCAGAGAATACACAGTGGAgtgaaaccttttgaatgtaaacagtgtggaaaagcTTACATAGAGAAGGGCTCTCTTGTTAGACATCAGAGAATACACACTGGAGTGAAACTttttgaatgtaaacagtgtggaaagactttatCAGAGAGGCGCTCTCttgttgcacatcagagaatccacacggGAGAAAAACCATATAAATGTGATCAATGTGGAAAGTTTTTCAGGCTTAGGaacagtcttgctgtacatcggagaatccacactggagagaaaccttatgaatgtaaacactgtggaaagcgTTTCAATCACAGGAACAGTTTTACTAGACATCAGAGTATCCACACTTGA
- the LOC107650040 gene encoding zinc finger protein 850-like isoform X1, with translation MAPRTPRSPSQGSITLKDVTVDFTQEEWVLLDHSQQGLYLEVMLENVQNLHSVGLLVPREKFISCFQQRETPCLLEQECPRSPYPGAKSNFEVKEMFEKLRHCVEVYGPQRFMTEVSCDFILREICDSNMKVNKNPKSDCEVDETVEKSSQYSVLNRYTKLTSGNECCQDSKSSKCFPEEGLIHSSEKSPEMPMYKGNLGRLAFGCHLELIKHPKSKHVKMVCMSNKGRKPFSQNSEIAVHPIIHSGEKPHECKQCGKIFTERGHLASHQRIHTIEKPYECKQCGNTFTERGSLVEHQRIHTGENPHECKDGGKAFREMNSLVSHQRYHAGEKRCECTQCGKAFAKRSSLAVHQRIHTGEKPYECKQCGKAFRTRSHLVRHQRIHTREKPFECKQCGKAFIDSSSLTKHQRNHSEEKPYECKHCLKGFKQRTFLVVHQRIHTGEKPYKCKHCGKAARQRSTLIVHQRIHTREKPYKCKQCGKTFTKRFQLGIHERIHSGEKSYKCKQCEKAFTERSHLATHQRIHSGEKPYECKQCGKAFTRRSHLSTHQRIHSGEKPYECKQCGKAFTTRSHLVRHQRIHTGEKPYECKQCGKIFKWKGSFTQHQRIHTGEKPFDCKQCGKAFINSGSLTKHQRNHSEGKPYECKPCRKTFKQRTFLIVHQRIHTGEKPYECIQCGKAFTERRKLTKHKRIHTGEKPYGCTQCGKHFTERGSLTKHQRIHTGEKPYGCTQCGKHFTKRYVLTCHQRIHTGEKLYECKHCGKTLKERSSLVAHERIHTGEKPYICNHCGKAFRQRSLLARHQRIHTKDKLYECKLCGKAFTNSYYLTVHQRIHTGEKPYECKQCGKAFTEKGSLVRHQRIHTREKPVECKQCGKTLIDRHSLVAHQRIHTGEKPYKCNHCGKAFRVKSTFAVHQRIHTGEKLYGCRHCGKTFTYSRSFTVHQRIHTGEKPYECKQCGKAFTEKGSLVKHQRIHTREKPFECKQCGKAFIDSGSLTKHQRNHSEEKPYECKHCLKGFKQRTFLIVHQRIHTGEKSYKCKHCGKAVRQRSTLIVHQRIHTGKKPYECKQCGKTFTKRFQLGIHQRIHSGEKSYKSKQCEKSFTERFHLATHQRIHSGEKPYECKQCGKTFTKRFQLGVHQRIHIGEKSYECKQCGKTFMKRFQLAIHQRIHSGEKSYKCKQCGKAFTERSHLATHQRIHSGEKPFECKQCGKTFMKRFQLDIHERIHSGEKLYECKQCGKAFNRRSHLATHQRIHTGEKPYECKQCGKAYTEKGSLVRHQRIHSGVKPFECKQCGKAYIEKGSLVRHQRIHTGVKLFECKQCGKTLSERRSLVAHQRIHTGEKPYKCDQCGKFFRLRNSLAVHRRIHTGEKPYECKHCGKRFNHRNSFTRHQSIHT, from the exons GGGTCAATAACACTCAAGGATGTCACTGTGGACTTCACACAGGAAGAATGGGTCCTGTTGGATCATTCCCAGCAAGGGCTGTACCtggaggtcatgctggagaatgtgcagaatctacACTCTGTGG GACTTCTAGttcctagagaaaaatttatcTCCTGTTTTCAGCAAAGGGAAACACCATGCCTGCTAGAGCAAGAATGTCCAAGGAGCCCCTATCCAG GGGCAAAGAGTAATTTTGAAGTGAAGGAGATGTTTGAAAAGTTGAGACATTGTGTGGAAGTATATGGCCCTCAAAGATTCATGACCGAGGTTTCCTGTGACTTTattttgagagaaatctgtgactctaatatgaaggtaaataaaaatccaaagagtGACTGTGAAGTCGATGAAACTGTAGAGAAATCCAGCCAATATTCCGTGCTAAATAGGTATACAAAATTGACCTCCGGGAATGAGTGTTGTCAGGATAGTAAATCCAGCAAGTGCTTTCCTGAAGAAGGACTTATTCACTCCTCTGAGAAATCTCCTGAAATGCCCATGTATAAAGGCAACCTAGGGAGATTGGCCTTTGGCTGCCATTTAGAACTCATTAAACATCCAAAAAGCAAACATGTAAAGATGGTTTGTATGAGTAATAAAGGTAGGAAACCTTTTAGTCAGAACTCTGAGATTGCTGTACATCCAATAATCCACTCTGGAGAAAAACCTcatgaatgtaagcaatgtggaaagatttTTACAGAGAGGGGCCATCTTGCTtctcatcagagaatccacactatagagaaaccttatgaatgtaaacagtgtggaaacaCTTTCACAGAGAGGGGCTCTCTTgttgaacatcagagaatccacactggagaaaatcCCCATGAATGTAAAGAtggtggaaaggctttcagagagATGAACAGTCTTGTTTCACATCAGAGATACCATGCTGGAGAGAAACGTTgtgaatgtacacagtgtggaaaggctttcgcCAAAAGGagcagtcttgctgtacatcagagaatccacactggggagaaaccttatgaatgtaaacagtgtggaaaagctttcagaacGAGGTCCCATCTtgttagacatcaaagaatccatactagagagaaaccttttgaatgtaaacagtgtggaaaggcttttatagATAGTAGCTCTCTTACTAAACATCAGAGGAATCACAGtgaagagaaaccttatgaatgtaaacactgtctGAAGGGTTTCAAACAGAGGACCTTTcttgttgtacatcagagaatccacactggagaaaaaccttacaaatgtaaacactgtggaaaggctgcCAGACAGAGGAGCACTCTTATtgtgcatcagagaatccacactagagagaaaccttataaatgcaaaCAGTGTGGAAAAACTTTCACGAAAAGGTTCCAGCTTGGTATACACGagagaatccacagtggagagaaaagTTATAAATGTAAACAGTGTGAAAAAGCTTTCACAGAAAGGTCCCATCTTGCTACACaccagagaatccacagtggagagaaaccgtatgaatgtaaacagtgtggaaaagctttcacaaGGAGGTCCCATCTTTCTACACaccagagaatccacagtggagagaaaccttatgaatgtaaacagtgtggaaaagctttcacaaCGAGGTCCCATCTTGTTAGacaccagagaatccacactggagagaaaccttatgaatgtaaacagtgtggaaagattTTCAAATGGAAGGGTTCTTTTACTCAACATCagaggattcatactggagagaaaccttttgactgtaaacagtgtggaaaggcttttataaATAGTGGCTCTCTTACTAAACATCAGAGGAATCACAGTGAAgggaaaccttatgaatgtaaacccTGTCGTAAGACTTTCAAACAGAGGACCTTTCTTATTGTacaccagagaatccacactggagagaaaccttatgaatgtatacagtgtggaaaggctttcacagaaaGGAGAAAACTTACTAAACAtaagagaatccatactggagagaaaccttatggatgtacacagtgtggaaagcATTTTACAGAAAGGGGCAGTCTTAcgaaacatcagagaatccatactggagagaaaccttatggatgtacacagtgtggaaagcATTTCACAAAAAGGTACGTTCTTACTtgtcatcagagaatccacactggagagaaactttatgaatgtaaacactgtggtaAGACTTTAAAAGAGAGGAGCTCTCTTGTCGCACATGAGcgaatccatactggagaaaaGCCATATATATGTAatcactgtggaaaggctttcaggcAGAGGAGCCTTCTtgctagacatcagagaatccacactaaagataaactttatgaatgtaaactgtgtggaaaggctttcacaaatAGTTACtatcttactgtacatcagagaatccacactggagagaaaccttatgaatgtaaacagtgtggaaaagctttcacagAGAAGGGTTCTCTtgttagacatcagagaatccacactagagagaaacctgttgaatgtaaacagtgtggaaagacattaaTAGACAGGCACTCTCttgttgcacatcagagaattcacacgggagaaaaaccatataaatgtaatcactgtggaaaggctttcagagttAAGAGCACttttgctgtacatcagagaatccacactggagagaaactttatgGATGTAGAcactgtggaaagactttcacataTAGTCGCTCttttactgtacatcagagaatccacactggggagaaaccttatgaatgtaaacagtgtggaaaagctttcacagAGAAGGGTTCTCTTGttaaacatcaaagaatccatactagagagaaaccttttgaatgtaaacagtgtggaaaggcttttatagATAGTGGCTCTCTTACTAAACATCAAAGGAATCACAGtgaagagaaaccttatgaatgtaaacactgtctGAAGGGTTTCAAACAGAGGACCTTTCTtattgtacatcagagaatccacactggagaaaaatccTACAagtgtaaacactgtggaaaggctgtCAGACAGAGGAGCACTCTTATtgtgcatcagagaatccacactggaaagaaaccttatgaatgcaaacagtgtGGAAAAACTTTCACGAAAAGGTTCCAGCTTGGTATACaccagagaatccacagtggagagaaaagTTATAAAAGTAAACAGTGTGAAAAATCTTTCACAGAAAGATTTCATCTTGCTACACaccagagaatccacagtggagagaaaccttatgaatgtaaacagtgtggaaagactttcacgaAAAGGTTCCAGCTTGGTGTACACCAGAGAATCCACATTGGAGAGAAAagttatgaatgtaaacagtgtggaaaaacTTTCATGAAAAGGTTCCAGCTTGCTATACaccagagaatccacagtggagagaaaagttataaatgtaaacagtgtggaaaagctttcacagAAAGGTCCCATCTTGCTACACaccagagaatccacagtggagagaaaccttttgaatgtaaacagtgtggaaaaacTTTCATGAAAAGGTTCCAGCTTGATATACACGagagaatccacagtggagagaaactatatgaatgtaaacagtgtggaaaagctttcaacAGGAGGTCCCACcttgctacacatcagagaatccacactggagagaaaccttatgaatgtaaacagtgtggaaaagcTTACACAGAGAAGGGCTCTCTTGTTAGACATCAGAGAATACACAGTGGAgtgaaaccttttgaatgtaaacagtgtggaaaagcTTACATAGAGAAGGGCTCTCTTGTTAGACATCAGAGAATACACACTGGAGTGAAACTttttgaatgtaaacagtgtggaaagactttatCAGAGAGGCGCTCTCttgttgcacatcagagaatccacacggGAGAAAAACCATATAAATGTGATCAATGTGGAAAGTTTTTCAGGCTTAGGaacagtcttgctgtacatcggagaatccacactggagagaaaccttatgaatgtaaacactgtggaaagcgTTTCAATCACAGGAACAGTTTTACTAGACATCAGAGTATCCACACTTGA